The genomic window CAAGTGCAATTAATACCTTAAAGATATTGTTCTTCACTCCTCAAAGCCTTCTTACTATATTGATTGCCCTAACAAATTTAAGGTGTTAATCCATAATGGAGTCCAAAACTATGGTGAATCAAGAGTTTGTGAAGCTGGATCGTTTTCATAGAACAaattttgtttgctggaaagacAAGATGATGTTCATGTTGACTCTTTTAAAGATCTTTTACATCCTTGATCTTAATCTGTCTGAAATTTTTGCATCTACACTTGAAGATAATGATCAGTTGAAGGCaagcataaaaaatgaaataaagatGAATTGTTTTGCAGAGACCATGTCCTCAATAATCTGTCAGATTgtctgtataattttttttacattcacaAAGTCTCTAAAGAAAATCTAGAAGTCACTAGAATACAAATACAATATAGAAAAACAAGGTGTGGATAAATTTcttatcataaaatattttaaattttcaataattgataatatttCTGTTATGAATCAAGTTCATGAGTTACAAGTCCTGATTTTTAAACTTAAAGACTTGAAAGTGGAAGTTCTCGAAGCACTAGAAACAGTTGGAATAATTGCAAAATTTCCTCTTAGTTGGAATGATTATAGAAAAAAGCTATTATATACCACAAAAGAACTTTTTCTtgaacaaattcaaaaacacttACGGATTGAAAAGGAAATCATAATTAATGTATAGAAATTCACCAttgaattaacaataaaattgaattatattgaaggaaattagattgttcaaaagaaaaatgctGGAAAGAAGAGGAATTTGCTGAGGCAAGTAAGAACTTTAAAAATCCAGGCAACCTAAgcaattcaaaaaaagaaaagacatgttACAATAGTGGCAATAAAGGGCACTACAAACGTGAGTGCatgtttcaaaagaaataaaagcaataaaatcTTAACAATGTCCAGAATTTAAATAATGCAAATATGGTTGAACATGAAACCAAATTGGTTGTAATAGTTTCAAATTTGCATATTGGAATGATTACTAGATTTCATATGGTTGCAAGTACCATGTCTAATGATCGGTGGTATGATTCTGATGCAACCATCCATgcatgcaacaacaaaaactatttcaaaaagTATAAGGTTGCAGAAGATGGACAAAAAGTtctgatataaaattataatgctGCAAAAGTGATGAGAAAGTAAGTGTTGAACTAAATTTCACTTCTAGAAAGAAATTGTTGTCGGTTAATATCTTACATATACCAGATATAAGGGAAAAACTTGTATATGCAAATTTTCCTTGTAGGAATGGTTTTAACACTGTTTTAGAATCTAATAAGATTATCCTATCCAAAAATGGACTTTTTATGGGGAAGGGCTACTCATGTGATGGAATATTCAAACtcgatattaataataaagttaatgtttttgtttatatgattgagttatctttatctttatagCATGATCGTTTGGCACATGTTAGTTTtagattattaaaatatatggcTAAACATAAtgtaatttcttataaaattaaaaataaaaaaacacgtgAAATCTACATTGAAGCAAATATGACTAGAAAAGCTTTTTCTAAAGttgaaagaaatataaatttattaaaacttgtGCATTCTGATATATATGAATTGAATGACATCTTAACTAGAGGAggaaatagatattttataacttttattgATTACTATTCAAAGTATACTTATGTTTATTTAATAGAACATAAGGATCAAGCTTTTTAAATGtttaagaattataaattagaagttaaaaaccaaaagggaaagaaaaataaaattctaaggAGTGGCAAAGGTGGTGAGTTCCATGGAATTTTCTTCGTATTGTGAAGAAAATAGAATCATACATCAAACTAGTGCTCTATATACACCCCAACAAAAAGGCTTggcagaaagaaagaataaaacacTTGTTGATATGCTTAACTTTATGTTAGTGAATGCCAAGTTGCTTACTAGTTTGGTTGGGGGGGAGCTTTACTCATTACTTGTCATATACATAATAgaatttcttctaaaaaattaaaagtttctcCATGCAAAttatggaagaaaagaaaatcaaacttaaattattttagaatttgggGTTGCCTTGCCTTTTATAAAGTTTCGGATCCTAAAGGTATGGAATTGGGACCTAGAGCTTTAAAGGAAAAATTTGTTGGCTATGctaaaaattcaaaagcatataaaatattGGATTCGAGTTCTAATGTTATCATGAGATCTAGAGATGttgactttattgaaaaataaatttcaaattaattcgtATTCAATTAGTGAATGGAtcaataattctaaaattaaatagagTCAACAAATAATACAAGTTTTGATCCAAGTTCTAAAAGTAAAAGAACTCAAATTGATCATTCTATTGAACTTATGACAAGTCAACatactagaaaagaaaagaatttacaCCTGGATTATATATCTTCATAATCTattgtatttttagttgaagGTAATAAAATTGATGTGCTTAATAAGATGCCGATCTTATTAATACTAGAAGATGACCCTAAAACATACAAAGAGACAATGATATCTCAAGATGTTGGTTTTTGGAAAGAGACAGTGAATGATAAGATTGATTCATTATTATATAACAATACTTAGACTATTGTTAATTTGCCTTCAAGTTCCAAGGTAGTTGGATGTAAATgggttttcaaaagaaaatacaatgGTGATGGATCAATTCAAACTTTTAAAGTAAGGTTAGTAGTTAAAGGCTTTggacaaaaagaaagaatacaCTATTTTGATACATATGCTTTAATGGCTCGTATAACATCTATAAGAGTACTTTTTAGCTTTATCATTAATCTATAATTTGTATGTACATCAAATGGATGTTAAGACAACTTTTTTCAATGGTGAATTAGATGAAGAGGTATATATGGAATAACTAAAGGGCTTTGTTCTACCAGGAAATGAACATAAAGTTTGTAAATTGATTAAATCTCTATATGGATTGAAACAAACACCTAAGTAATGGCATGCTAAATTTGATTATGTGATTctataatatgattttaaatacAATAGTGCTGATAGATGTATTTATTCTagatttacaaataattttgatgtgacaATATGTTTTTATGTGGATGACATTCTCATTATTAGTACTAATATGAGTGTTGTTAATGATACAAAGAAATATATAACCTAAAAGTTCAAAATGAAGAACTTAAATGaggtatatataattttggGTATCAAAGTAAGAAAACATAGTGGATGGTTTTGCTCTTTGTCAATCTTATTATATTGAGAaagtcttaaataaatttaatcatttgaatatcaaaaaatcatataCTCCGTTTGATGTTTCctttaaattgacaaaaaatacGGGTAAATCAATTGCTCGGATTGAACATGTTAGTGCAATTGGTAACTTAATACATGTCATGCATTGTACTATACCAGATATTGCTTTTACGATATGCAAATTGTCCAGATATACAAGTAATTCTAGTATAGATCATTGGAAACCAATTACAAGAGTACTTGAAAATGACTGTGCATTTTgggttattttataataatttctcAGTTGTACTTGAAAGTTATGCTAATGCTAGTTGGATAACTAATGCAAGTGATAATAACTCAACCTCTagatgtatatttatttttggtggtGGTGTTGTTTTTTGAGCTTCTAAGAAATAAACATGTATAACTCATTCTACAATAGAATCCAAGTTCATAGCTCTAACAATTGCAGGAAATGAGACAAAATAGCTGAGAAATATATAATTGGATATTAAGTTATGACTACAACCGATGCCATCTATCTCCTTACATAGTGATAGTCAAATAACTATGTCTAAGGCATTTAGTAagatttacaatgaaaaatctAGACATATCAGCTTGAGACAtgatatataaaacaattaatttctgACAGGATAATTACCATTACGTATAATGAAAATTGCCCAAGAGAGAAGAGAGTGTTGTtggaaattaatgaaaaataaaaagagatcgGTTGGTCTGATTTCGACTGGGAAAAATGGCAAACTTGGtgtcaaaatgttttttcttgatgAGAGAAGTGCCATTAAGGCTTTTTTTAGCTTTCATAtaacctgaaaaaataaatcgagtGGGGAGAGAGTTTTTTACCAGTTTGATTCTATGTTTTTAACCCTTTTTAGGttgttagattatttttttagggttttaggggtGTCTATTAggtgttttaatataaaaatgagtcaaaattgatttttaggcTATAAAACACTTTCCCTTTGCAAGCAAGCGAGCTACCACTACAAATGACTTATCATTTGCTctcttttttaaacaaaaagggtGGATGAAAAGTTATACGCCccttgaaaaaggaaaaaataagacGGTCCAGGCATGCAAGCCTTCCCTGGGCCCACATGCccaacattttttatttcaaagccTAGGCGTGCTGGGCTACCACGCCCGCATGTCTGGTCTAGctttttttatgtccttttattttttttcttattaattttttttaatttgatctttctatatttagttgatttaagGTTAGAGTTGGTGATTTGTCTTGGTTAACTTCATGAAGGTTTcccaaaatatttagaaaaggtttttcatttttctttcaatcttatcatttaacatggagtttttgttggtttttattgactctttttttatcaattttattcttatatacttggttgattgaaaattgagtttcataatttatttcattttgtttttttacagcGTTATCGTCGtttcaaacaaacacaaacattAAGGACTAAgacttcatctttttttcacaatttgcATTCACTAATTGTATTAATGATACTTCTTTTGCACGTTAAAAGGTAGTCGACGACATAATATAGGCTGCCTATCTagtataacaaaataatatgcaaagGGAAGGCATAAAAGGTCTATAGTTAGTTAAAGCAAAGTAAATTATgccaatattaaaaagaattggaGACTATATAGTAAAATACTTAGATTTGTGGCCCTGCATTACACCCAAGGTTGAATAAGATTCtttttaacgtaaaaaaaagaagcttagGTAACACAGGTGTAGTACAAAGAAGTAAATAAAATCTATAACTCGGGTCATAAATCCGATAGAGTTAAATAAGTTGGTATTATTAAATTAGGGCGATAatagaaaatataatgatagtaaatggattaaataaaaaaatgttttaacgaggacctgaaaaaaaaaaagcataaacaaaaagggaaaaaaaataacagagccTAGTTCAAAGCCAATCCAGTGTGAAAagttcaaaattgaaaaaaacaaaaacgtcCTGAATCAACCAAACAAGTGCACAAGAAGTGGACGTTGAGCCATATTGATTGCCATTGTGAAAGGCATGTTCTGGCCATTGTAGGATGTTGCACACTTCACCAGAGCATCGCGTTCTCCCTGACTCTTTGGCACATGTGATGCACGTACCAACCATTTTAAACTTGCCCATTAACTTCATCCTCCCTTGTTTGTTTCATTATCAAACTTGATCTTTTAATCTTAACTGttataaattaacataatttaaataaatttttataaactaCACATCAAATGAACATCGAAACTCTCCCTCAACATTGAGACCCTTGTATCCAAGCAAAAAGAATAAAGTATCAagtaaattggaaaaaataaataataaaaacatgaaaggaccaaattaaaagaaaaaaaagaacattaacaaaaaaagaagataaatattCGCCTTGCCTGGACAAATTAGTCCTTAATTGGACAAAATTATAGGTGCTCAAAAGTTTTCAAAGAATCAAATTCAatccttaaacttttaattactataaatcaattaaattttattttacaaaaccgagctacaaaatattttctcaatatCTTCAAATCCTTGTTCATAGATATACAAAACAACCTAGAAAACTAAACCAACATTATTGCAACGCCAaagagttaaataaaaaaaagtaaattgaaggAGTGAAGAATGACTTCACTAGaatacttggtttttttttatgtaactgtAATTGTCAAGCAACTTTGAAATCACCAAAGAAAAGGACAAAGTATAATCCCCATCAGCctgtaaaaaaatagaagaaaaggatctgtgtcaagaattaattattaataaaaggttaatttgatatttaagaACTCAATGAGGATGAAGATTACctgtttatttgctggaaaataggttattttagaaaataaatttcggaaaaaatgaattattttccgatgttcggtaatgtaatgaaaaataagttggaaaatactttccagtgtttggttatgttatggaaaatgagctggaaaataacttattaatgttttatttttttcaagtttattaaaataataaggaacaaatcttacaaattaaaaagttgaatgagaatgaaattgaaaaaatatataatttcataaattatctcaaataaaataaataacaatcaaaataatagagatcaaatctaaaaaataaaaaaattgaaagatgaagaaattaaaataataataattaaaatttcataaattatttcaaataaaataagtaacaattaaaagaatgaggaccaaatttgatagataaaaaatttcaattaaaaaatgataatggaaaagcaaataacaattataaaaatgatgaccaaaattaatataaaaattaaattccaagggatgaaattgaaaaaaaaatattcaaaacaaaatatatataaaaataaaaaatttgaggaacaaatttttcacaactttaagaaaatgttttccgtctaaaataaagggaaaacactttcctgaaaatcaagtcaaatttttttttgactggaAATTGTTTTGCGTTGatcggaaaatattttttattgatcaatttttttaataataaataaacaaaaaaaaatttgaaaaataattttatagaaacgaaggctaaaaaatcatgttgtgaAATTGTGTGCACGTTTGGATCTAGCTAGTTGTGTTGCTGGGAGTGACAGATaaaatgtattatatatatatatttttttattgtgttactttacaaaatattttttattactgtgCTGTTTAAAATTAAGCTCCTAAATTTCCTGTTTAAGATTTTCCCATTAAATATCCATTTGGGGTTATGGATATGgttcaacataattttttaaaaaattattatttttaattttaaattaattattttaaattaatttaatatataaaaatcaaaaacaaatattaaaaaatataaaaaatattattttaatatatttttaaataaaaaaatattttaaaaacaacaataatttttatcacactCCGTAACAATGAAGTTCCGAGCGCGCGGGAAAAAAGTTTCGGGCATTATATCAAAGCCCAGCAAAAGATGGCGGGCAACgttcaaaagagaaaaaacagaaaaggaaaaggaaaagaaaagaaaaaatccacTGGCATTAGATTAGATTAGAGGTTAGATTCGTTTTTTTACAGTACATGCCCATTTCCAAACAAATACAATCCTGCTCTAGAGGCTGCAACAAAGCCCCTTTCCctccatttctctctctctatatcaACAAAACCCCCAAatcctaaaaaaccctaaaatcaatTCACTTAAGCATCGTAATTTAGCATGGACAGATCAGCCGATGGAGACGGACCAGTGGCGGTCGCAGCTGAAGAGATTCCGCAGCCGGAGCGGAGGAGTGTTCGCCGGAGACTTGTACAGTCCACGTTGTTCCCTCATAAATCACCAGAAAATAGCGAACTAAAGCTCGATAAAAAATGTAACGGTGAGGATGACGATTATCAAGCCAAGGAGTATCGTGGGAgtcaaaataagaagaagagaacGCGTAAGGGAAAGACAACTCCACAAACCAGAACTCctaaaaaggtaaaattaaaactgGCTGTAATTTAGATACGGTATGCATTGCTTAAATCTTTGTTAATATGACTGGTTAGTGTGagaattattcaatattttagcTTAGTTTTTACACCATCAgtttgttgcattttttttataccgAGTTCTTTTGTCAAACAGTCGAAGCTGTTACCGCACAAATCACCGGAGACGGAATCCAGTTGTGATCAGAAACGCCGTAAAGAATGTAATGCTGTCTGTGGGGATGGCGAAAGTGAAGGGGAAGAATACTGTGGGATTCAGAAGAAGGACACACGGAAAGGAAAGGCAACTCCACAAAGTATAACTCCTAAAAAGGTACAGTTAAAATTAGCTGTGTATAAGCATGAAGTGGTTAAGTTTTTGGTGATTTGACTGGCTTAGTGTGggaatcattttgatttttgcagTCAATTCATGTGctctatttatttgttttattcaacAGTCAAGGGAGAAGTCACTTATGAATGGTACACCTAAAAAGAATGGCTCCAGTAATGGAAAAGGTATTGGTAATCTGATAGAGAACAAGGATGCATCACCACCAATCCCTAATTTGAGGTTAGAGGCCAAGATGACAGCCGAGGTTAGTTATCTTGCTACCatgaattctagaaaaaaaaagtgtttatatatatatatatatattttatgcacTTTCTCCATGTGGGTTTAGCAGTTATTAACTGGTGAGACTCCATGGCGCTTATGGAGTTCAGTTACAATCAGACTTTGGTTTGGAAGTTGAAAATGCTTAAAACTAAAAGTTAAACTCTTTTTGATATCTGCTGAAGTCAATCGGTGTGCAACACTATTAACTTCTATTGTGTTTTATCAGGAAAATTCACGATTGTTAGCTGGGAAGCAAATACACCCCTTTTTCTCATCATGGAAAGTGAGTAAGAGATGTAACAAGACAACTGAATCAGAAAGTAACTATTGCCTGGccaagataaaagataaaaacatcaatattgGTCCTATTCACGTCTTTGAAAGGGATCAGGTATGCATCATCCATTGGCCATGCATCCTTGTAGGGTAGAGCTATATGGCTATGTTGAATTTTAACTGCAGGACCCAAGTaaggatgaaaatgataaaCATATTGGGATTTAGGGGTATTGTTTATGTGTGTGTATCAAAGTTTTGCAGGGTTTGCTATAGTTTATCTATCTATGGATGTCCATAAAACatcaaatcttaaattttttattttttcaaaatcccCTCTCCCATTGCAAGCAACACTTCTAGCTCTGACCTTGCGTGAATTACTGAACATTAAAATCAGTTTTCAAATCACTCTTGTTCCATCAATGGTGTTCAAAGCTagcatttgtttttacttttaactCATATCAACTGAAACTTGAAGATTACTATGTAGGATGATGCAAGGCCTCTTGATTGGAGTGATTGGAAAGTTTGTGAGGAACCATTTACCAATAGCAGTTGTAATCTAGAAGGCCCCGTCTCATCAAAATTTGAAGGCTTCATTGGATCGCTAGACATAAATGACTTCCCCTGTGCGTCACATCCTCCCAGTACATCACTTCTTCAAGATAATGCATCTTTGGATCAATGCCTTTGTCGACAAGAATTTGTGTGCGAGGCACCAGCAATATTCTCTTCCACATCATCTGATGTGCAGGTGGGATGCTCTCAGTTTGATAAGGATACAGAAACCATATGTAAAGCAACACCTGTTAAGCATCTTGTATCTTTatttgccccccccccccccctcattttcacttttgtttttagTCATTTGGGAAGAAATTGTTCTCACTGTAATTCAGATTGTTATGCAACTCTGCATCTCACATTCCCATTTTTGAGATTATAAATGTGTTACTTGCAGGACTGTAAGGTTGTTGAAGTTGGTTTCTTTTCTGGCTGTACAAGAAAATCAGATGCCAAGCAGCAAAGTGACCTTCTTCAAGAAAGGTTCGGATCATCATTGGCTATCCTATTTGTTTTACTCACTTAGCCATGCGTTGTTTGCATGTGAATTGATGACTTCTGTAACTGTAGCTACAGTTTGTTCAGTGTGTACTACTGTTGTAAACATAGTCCTTGAATTGCAGAGTAACGTCTTTGGTAAGGCTTTTGAACTCATTCATGCTGATGCTTGTAGTTGTAGCTTCAAGGGATCAGTTCTTTCATCTGCATCATATGTATAAGCATTCCTGTTCTTGTTTGCTGATTCAGATTTTTATGGCTGAAAGGAGCACTGGAAAGGTCCTTAATGAATGGATAGTTTTATAAATGGAATCAAGAAATGGAAGTCTGATTACATGAATTGTGATAACCATAGGAAAACtacattaaattcaaaataccaACTGCCAAGTACCTGAACCTATTTAGCATTCTCAAATGATGATAAGCAAACATTCTCTACTTTATTATATACGAGATATAATTTCCCTTCATCATCAGTATTTAGGGTTTAAATTGCAGAACATGTTGTTGGTCAAGTGATGATAATCTCATAGCTGTCATATTCGATACTTGCTGCTTACATCGCTTAGCCCCAAACATGTTGGTTGTCTTATCATAAAGTAGTTTTGACCTTGTTGCATAGATGCTAGTTTTTTGCTGCTGCTTTTATCTGACTAGTTTCAGATAGTTAGTACATTTAGAGACGTAACATCCTTTTCATTATATTGCTGATATTGTAGGACTGACTCATCATACCTTAGTTGCACTAATCAACTTGAGGATAGACTGTGGATGGATAAGTACCAGCCAAAGAAGGCCACTGAGGTCAGACGTTTTTAATTTACTTCTATCTTCTTGCTAGTCTTTGTTACAGGAATTCATTTTCCCTTTCTGTAATACTTCTTCCAAAAATTCTGCAGGTATGTGGAAATGATGAATCAGTGAAAGTTTTGAGCGAGTGGCTTTGTTCTTGGAAACAAAGAGGTCATCAAGCCAGCACAGATACCTTCAGTGGTGATGTATGTGATAGACAAGATGCTGATTATACCTGTTCTCAAAGTGACTCTGATTcagaaaataataatgaagGGGCCAGCCTTAAGaatgttcttttgattactgGACCAACTGGGGTATGAATCAATTCCATCTCAATACCTTATGCATTCCTACTGCTTGTTTTTTTGAGGTGCTTGTGGAAAGAAATTAGCTGTGGAATTCCATATGAAAGTTCCTCTTGGTTGCAATTCATAAAGGAGGAAATAAAAAGTTTTCtgtttcattttgtttgttatctaaaaaaaaagggaaggttTCCAGGAAGCTTTTGTGAGCATGCTATACAGTTATTCATTAGCTCCTTGGATTCTTTACTGGAATCGTTTTTAGTTTGCTTCAGGTCAGGGTAAGATTTCAGCCCTACCACTGTTCTGTGGAATCATTCTGATAATTCTGTTCATATTATgggttcttttctcttttatgtttCACAATTTGGGTATGGCCTATTCTTGGTCACATTCCACTTTAGAGGATGCTAAGGTGTTGTTATTGGAGTTTTTGATGAAGAGTTTCTTTTCAATACTAAACAATGAACTGTTATATTGTATAAGAATGTCCATAGTGTTATGTGTTTTAGTATTAGTTTAATGCAAATTTTAGTTCCATCCCAGTAGTTAAACGTATGGTCTTTTGTTGCAGAGTGGGAAGTCTGCTGCTATCTATGCTTGTGCGAAGGAAGAGGGATTCAAAGTTCTGGAGGTGCTACTTAAACACTAATATTCAGAACTGCATTACAGTTTTCTGCACATCATTTTCGGGGACTATCTTAGATGCCATGATAAACATTGCATCCTTCCAATTTTTTTCATGACTGCACATAGTTTTTCATCCTTAGAGTGGATAGCATAACATGATCGCTGTAGCCTGTAAAGTGAAAACTAAATGTTTTGTCATGTCATCATCCTCAGGTCAATGCATCAGAGTGTCGAAATGGAGCTGTGGTGAAGCAAAGATTTGGAGAGGCATTAGAATCACATTCCCTTGAATGGTTTGTCAATATTCAGCAGCAATGCACAGatttcctttaatttctctTACAACATACAGCAGTTAAAACCTAAACTAGTCAACCATTGAGAATATAATCCTCAATTCTACAATATACAGTGTATTTCTTCCAGGTCACAGGAAATTCATGTGGAACCACAGAGCaacaaaattgcaaaatttCCCTCAGCCCTTCCTGATGGTAAATTGACACCAGATTCCGACAGCAAGATGATTGAGGTGATGCCAATATCGAATAAGGATAACTCTCTTGGAGCCACTGAGGCCACTACTAATAAGTGTGCTTCCAAGGAGAGTACAATTGCCTGTGGTCGAGGACAACTTAAACACTTGATTCTTTTTGAAGATGTGGATATTACTTTTACCGAAGACCGTGGCTTTGTCTCTGCAATACAACAAATAGCTGAAAAAGCGAAAGGGCCTGTGATACTGACCAGCAATAGTAGGGTTTGCTTGTTAAAATTGTTTTCTGCTGCTTGACATGTCATTTGTTTTGGTAGTTTTTTCTTCGTCGTCACTAACTTGTGATTGTGGTGATTGCCAGGTGAAAATCCTGTTCTTCCTGCCAGTTTGGACAGGCTAGAAGTTTCTTTTATGATGCCATCTGAGAAGGAGCTTCTTCAGCACGCATATATGGTATGTGCTTCCTGTTTATGTGCTTTCCTATGCTGTTAATCTTGTATCCAG from Populus trichocarpa isolate Nisqually-1 chromosome 5, P.trichocarpa_v4.1, whole genome shotgun sequence includes these protein-coding regions:
- the LOC7469150 gene encoding uncharacterized protein LOC7469150 isoform X2 codes for the protein MDRSADGDGPVAVAAEEIPQPERRSVRRRLVQSTLFPHKSPENSELKLDKKCNGEDDDYQAKEYRGSQNKKKRTRKGKTTPQTRTPKKSKLLPHKSPETESSCDQKRRKECNAVCGDGESEGEEYCGIQKKDTRKGKATPQSITPKKSREKSLMNGTPKKNGSSNGKGIGNLIENKDASPPIPNLRLEAKMTAEENSRLLAGKQIHPFFSSWKVSKRCNKTTESESNYCLAKIKDKNINIGPIHVFERDQDDARPLDWSDWKVCEEPFTNSSCNLEGPVSSKFEGFIGSLDINDFPCASHPPSTSLLQDNASLDQCLCRQEFVCEAPAIFSSTSSDVQDCKVVEVGFFSGCTRKSDAKQQSDLLQERTDSSYLSCTNQLEDRLWMDKYQPKKATEVCGNDESVKVLSEWLCSWKQRGHQASTDTFSGDVCDRQDADYTCSQSDSDSENNNEGASLKNVLLITGPTGSGKSAAIYACAKEEGFKVLEVNASECRNGAVVKQRFGEALESHSLEWSQEIHVEPQSNKIAKFPSALPDGKLTPDSDSKMIEVMPISNKDNSLGATEATTNKCASKESTIACGRGQLKHLILFEDVDITFTEDRGFVSAIQQIAEKAKGPVILTSNSENPVLPASLDRLEVSFMMPSEKELLQHAYMVCSAEKVNIQSHLLEQVVEYCQGDIRKTILHLQFWFQGKQIRKLLPGREAPRLFGPLKFDLEAGHRVLPKMMPWNFPSYLSELVEKEITNSLSMMEEENSVSMEVIEEDFEDKEMQNNSKIHNYGKYSIEAKKEAMLNQNCSDHDCDHFEIPFDAIYDVFDSLGTPVSFSQRKSRRKLNVVMSSDSEDEIVNDRVPLIGDRDTNSKFTLEADGAFPSHCPSTQNCLSPSTDLQLCSGLEKLDENCSQCPDIAVDLHVKETSISVDVSCVPESTFVPETQINGGTEVSFSRVYCTSVADTLEEVSVSNEFNQNLCPVETENLDKFVPILQHNSDMLGSTCDVIAESSHEEVEDSQNEHAESITREYQVLDECSRMDFNKKPKPAEKFQSCMMTDLVRESWRKLRDRHIDLRHFVTSEVKDATGIIELAYGMSNLISEAELLLSKHQTLDSSDVLDAFSWSDEHLQMSSTIARQGFCFYAKELANAGLKMGLESKVDFTWEMLSTASMMEFGNLVRRNLSSKSSHSGMSTEMSLPENGTSSNSEMKSSLRDIIESIVPSRAYMTMKGDAFYEYQSSLCHIARSEASRFSASIVRTKGRRARASRNYLSNGSLMLSPEEISLLGQSNIYSKIPSQSMDATHRTI
- the LOC7469150 gene encoding uncharacterized protein LOC7469150 isoform X1 encodes the protein MDRSADGDGPVAVAAEEIPQPERRSVRRRLVQSTLFPHKSPENSELKLDKKCNGEDDDYQAKEYRGSQNKKKRTRKGKTTPQTRTPKKSKLLPHKSPETESSCDQKRRKECNAVCGDGESEGEEYCGIQKKDTRKGKATPQSITPKKSREKSLMNGTPKKNGSSNGKGIGNLIENKDASPPIPNLRLEAKMTAEENSRLLAGKQIHPFFSSWKVSKRCNKTTESESNYCLAKIKDKNINIGPIHVFERDQDDARPLDWSDWKVCEEPFTNSSCNLEGPVSSKFEGFIGSLDINDFPCASHPPSTSLLQDNASLDQCLCRQEFVCEAPAIFSSTSSDVQVGCSQFDKDTETICKATPDCKVVEVGFFSGCTRKSDAKQQSDLLQERTDSSYLSCTNQLEDRLWMDKYQPKKATEVCGNDESVKVLSEWLCSWKQRGHQASTDTFSGDVCDRQDADYTCSQSDSDSENNNEGASLKNVLLITGPTGSGKSAAIYACAKEEGFKVLEVNASECRNGAVVKQRFGEALESHSLEWSQEIHVEPQSNKIAKFPSALPDGKLTPDSDSKMIEVMPISNKDNSLGATEATTNKCASKESTIACGRGQLKHLILFEDVDITFTEDRGFVSAIQQIAEKAKGPVILTSNSENPVLPASLDRLEVSFMMPSEKELLQHAYMVCSAEKVNIQSHLLEQVVEYCQGDIRKTILHLQFWFQGKQIRKLLPGREAPRLFGPLKFDLEAGHRVLPKMMPWNFPSYLSELVEKEITNSLSMMEEENSVSMEVIEEDFEDKEMQNNSKIHNYGKYSIEAKKEAMLNQNCSDHDCDHFEIPFDAIYDVFDSLGTPVSFSQRKSRRKLNVVMSSDSEDEIVNDRVPLIGDRDTNSKFTLEADGAFPSHCPSTQNCLSPSTDLQLCSGLEKLDENCSQCPDIAVDLHVKETSISVDVSCVPESTFVPETQINGGTEVSFSRVYCTSVADTLEEVSVSNEFNQNLCPVETENLDKFVPILQHNSDMLGSTCDVIAESSHEEVEDSQNEHAESITREYQVLDECSRMDFNKKPKPAEKFQSCMMTDLVRESWRKLRDRHIDLRHFVTSEVKDATGIIELAYGMSNLISEAELLLSKHQTLDSSDVLDAFSWSDEHLQMSSTIARQGFCFYAKELANAGLKMGLESKVDFTWEMLSTASMMEFGNLVRRNLSSKSSHSGMSTEMSLPENGTSSNSEMKSSLRDIIESIVPSRAYMTMKGDAFYEYQSSLCHIARSEASRFSASIVRTKGRRARASRNYLSNGSLMLSPEEISLLGQSNIYSKIPSQSMDATHRTI